One Harpia harpyja isolate bHarHar1 chromosome 11, bHarHar1 primary haplotype, whole genome shotgun sequence genomic window, GGAATATATTTTGGACAAGGACCTGcgtgggcaggagcagggctggggaccagcAGGGCACAGGTCCCACTGCCAAGGGGCAGGGATGTCCCTGTGCCCCGATGGCAGCAGCCCCACACAACGTCAGCCTGGGGCAGGACCCACCTGTAAGTTCCTGTCTATCAGCTTGTTGGTCTCAAAGTCATCGTCGTCTTCTCCAAAGGGGTTAATGATCTGCTCTGCaacctggggagggaggggaccaGGTGAGACaagggagcagggacagggacaccttcccaCAGGGCTCTCCATCCCTTGGTCCACCCATGTGGCACATGAAATGTGCAGACCTGGAGCTCTGTGGTGCCCCGGTgtgatggctgggcccaaaggaCATGTCCCCAGGGCAGCTAGCAGTGATGTGGCTGGTGTCATGCCCTGAACCAGCCATCCCCACAGCCCAGGGGGGTGGTCAGGGCCACCTGGCCACCCCCAGCCCATCAAGCAAAGCCCAGCTGCCTGGCCATGTCTCACCTTCAGCCAGCCGGCATAGAAGAAGAACTGGAGGAGGGTGGAGAGGGGGACATACATATCCAGGTCCCCCTCCTGCCCGGGCTCCAGCGGCTCCAGGAACTGCCGCCCAATGAGGCAGAAGGCGAAGAAGGAGTAGACGGCAATGGTGACCACCTGCCGGGAGCGCGGGTCAGCTGGTGGTGAGGGTGGCAGCCAAGGATGATGCTCGGTACAGGAGCAGTGAGGATGCGAGAGGCTCTGCTGGTCGCTGATGCTCTCATGGGCTTGAGGTTAAACCCCACTGCCCCACTGCTCTGTGCTCCTGCACatccctgcagggctgtgaacCAGCGGCCATACTGGCTCTGGCACCAAATTCAATGGGGGAGTAAAGTGCTTTTAGGAAGGGGGATAAAGTGCTCCCCattggggtgcagggaggaggctgtgggGCTCCCCTGCCATTGTGGAGTGGAAGGAGCTGGGATCTGGGCTCAGAGGAGCCCATGGGGTGCTTGGATACCCACCTGCGTGTACACCAGCGGGATGCTGATCCAGTCATAATGGAACAACATGCTGCACTTGGCCCGGTAGAGATTCAGCTCCTGGGCACAGAGGACAAGGATGGGTGACCCAGGCTTTGCACGAGCCCCCCTGTGGTGCCTGGTCCCCCTCGCACACCCAGCACTGACTCACATCCATGAGCAGGCGGAGGGCCACGTCGTCGCGGATGCGGCCATCCCGCCTGGCCTGGGCCGCCAGGTTGGTGAACCACACGCAGGGGATCCAGTACTTGTTGAAGTCGGAGTGGAGGCTCTCAAACTTCTTGCACTCGTCCTGCGTCATGAAGCCTGCGGTGGGGCAGAGGCTCAGTGCCACAGCCCCAGTGTCAGTGGGGGAGAGCCCTTCTGGCGACTGTCCCCAGCGGGAACGCAGGGTTTTCCAGGTGAAACTGCAGCCCCAGATGGGCTCTGGACAGAGGGGACATGGGGCTCTTTGGGGGTGAACATCTGTGAAAGGATGTCACCCCGTGTGCAGGGCAGTTTGGGGCAGGGATGCTTGCAAGGATCCCCAGCCCCCAGCACACCCTCCTGGTGACGATGACATGTCTGTGGCCCCCAACTCTCACCCCACATTGCAAGCCATCACTCCCAGGGCTTAGCTCCTCACCCGCTTCCACCACGTGGTCCATGGTGGGGAAGCGCTTGAGCACCCTGGTGCTGACGGAGCGCAGGATGAGGACTGCCGACAGGTTGGCGTAGCGGATGAGGGTGCGCCGCAGGATCCGGCCCCTCTCGTCCTTGCCGTGGACATTGCTGGAGATGACGCACATGAGCTGGTcgggcagggggatgctggtGTATTGGGCCCACCACCGGTTCACAATCAGGGTGACGTAAAAACCTGCACCAACAGATAGCACGTGGGGGGCTCAGCGCAACCGGGTGGTGGGTTGGGGCAAGGACAAGCCCGTGCCAGGAAAGCGGCCACATTTCCAGGGGTGACAGATTTCTCTGTGGCTGCGAAATTGTGCTTCCCTTCGGGCTGCCCtccccagggatggaggtgaggATGTCCCCAGCTCTTCCCTGTCCTGGGCACGGGTGGCACAGGGCAGGACAGCCATCTCTTGTAGATAAGGTGCCCCTTTCCTGGGCATGGGGAGGCAGGTGCAGAGCAGGCCAGGGGAAATCACAGCCTCCTGCTGGCATCCCCAGGGCCGTGGAGCTGCGCTCGGTGGGTCTGGGAGCCAAGTGCCATCCCTGGGGCACCAGGCTCCTCCATTCCCCATCCGATGGTGTCCAAGGGATGTTTTGGCATGGGGCCAGGATGGGCAGTGGGGGCATCCTCAAGCTGCCAGCGCTGGGGCGAGCAGGGGAACCCAAGTCCCGAGTTCAGGGGAGGGACCCATACCTAGGACGAATGACATGGGGATGAGATCCGTGGAGCGGTTGCAGTATTGAGCTACTTTGGTATAGAGGCGCTTCTGCTCCTCGGTCAGCAGCCGCCTGCAATGGATATGCAATGGGGTCAGGGGCAAGTGGTGGGGCTGGAGTGCTGCCTCGGACCTCCACAAAAAGCCATGGCCTCGTTCCCCTTCTCCTTGCCCTCCCCTGCCCGCACCCACCCTCCCTGGGGGAGTCCCCTGGGCTGATGGGGCATCTCTGCATGTCCCAGTAGCTCAGCAGGGAGGGACACAACCGGTGGCAACACACCAACCCTACTCACCGGTAGACGAGGCTGAGCAGGGCGTACAGCGCCACAAAGACGATGAACTCCTTGTACAACAGCTTGTAGATGCTGCCTTTCCAGCGGAATAGCAGCTTGGAGAAACCCCCGAAACGGGAGTTGGCGACTTTCAGTGTGTAGGAGATGGTCATCGTGGCTCAGCCCCACGCCTCAGCAGAAGAATCCTTCTCTCGCTGGCTTCCAGCTAAACTGGGGACAACTGGGGTTCCCACTGCTGTCC contains:
- the BEST4 gene encoding bestrophin-4, whose translation is MTISYTLKVANSRFGGFSKLLFRWKGSIYKLLYKEFIVFVALYALLSLVYRRLLTEEQKRLYTKVAQYCNRSTDLIPMSFVLGFYVTLIVNRWWAQYTSIPLPDQLMCVISSNVHGKDERGRILRRTLIRYANLSAVLILRSVSTRVLKRFPTMDHVVEAGFMTQDECKKFESLHSDFNKYWIPCVWFTNLAAQARRDGRIRDDVALRLLMDELNLYRAKCSMLFHYDWISIPLVYTQVVTIAVYSFFAFCLIGRQFLEPLEPGQEGDLDMYVPLSTLLQFFFYAGWLKVAEQIINPFGEDDDDFETNKLIDRNLQVSLLSVDDMYQNLPPTVKDKYWNESTAQPPYTAATAAETLKPSFLGSTFDMRMCEDAEQNQPAEASPSLPRIQTPLLSRFFAAASPAISIKNFGRGSRGHPHLRCPRADGSFPSPYPNCSEDPESVARIEEEEMEDEESRASEPTTPGGCPGGTRPPEASETQRKDLLLIQVKAPSSDSIGADPPESWKP